The Coffea arabica cultivar ET-39 chromosome 1e, Coffea Arabica ET-39 HiFi, whole genome shotgun sequence genome has a window encoding:
- the LOC113703407 gene encoding uncharacterized protein, with protein MATFADPDNTLIRDEEIKSDKGSLPAKRNPELASLDEENIHEDTVDPNKKLKLGNDLSVENNDRSIGNDPLIPDVEENKDVNGTKNHSAHVEQVLENEDNEVEDQDGEDYEDEEEEGEEEEDEDGEEDSDDDDSDANAEIVDRKGKGIMRDDKGKGKLVEVSRDSSDSGSESDAESDLSDDPLAEIDLDNILPSRTRRRVVQPGVHISNDQGAKEDEDDSD; from the exons ATGGCAACTTTCGCCGACCCAGATAACACATTGATTCGTGATGAAG AGATCAAGAGTGACAAAGGATCTTTGCCTGCTAAAAGAAATCCTGAACTTGCCTCTCTGGACGAGGAAAACATACACGAGGACACAGTTGATCCAAACAAAAAGCTAAAGCTTGGCAATGACCTCTCCGTTGAAAACAATGACCGCTCCATTGGAAATGACCCTCTGATTCCAGATGTTGAAGAGAATAAAGATGTTAATGGAACTAAAAACCACAGTGCCCATGTGGAACAGGTACTGGAAAATGAGGATAATGAAGTCGAAGATCAAGATGGAGAAGACTATGAAGATGAAGAGGAGGAAGGGGAAGAGGAGGAGGACGAGGATGGTGAGGAAGATAGCGATGATGACGACTCGGATGCCAATGCTGAGATAGTTGACCGAAAGGGCAAGGGAATTATGAGGGATGACAAGGGTAAAGGAAAATTAGTTGAGGTGTCACGGGATTCAAGTGATTCTGGAAGTGAATCTGATGCTGAAAGTGATCTCTCAGACGATCCACTTGCTGAGATTGATTTGGATAACATTCTACCATCTAGGACGCGGCGGCGCGTGGTTCAGCCCGGAGTTCATATTTCCAATGATCAAGGTGCTAAGGAGGATGAAGATGACAGTGATTAA